The following coding sequences lie in one Gadus macrocephalus chromosome 1, ASM3116895v1 genomic window:
- the LOC132460928 gene encoding tubulin alpha-1B chain-like, which translates to MRECISIHVGQAGVQIGNACWELYCLEHGIQPDGQMPSDKALGGGDDSFNTFFSETGAGKHVPRAVFVDLEPTVIDEVRSGIYRQLFHPEQLITGKEDAANNYARGHYTIGKEIIDLVLDRVRKLSDQCTGLQGFLVFHSFGGGTGSGFTSLLMERLSVDYGKKSKLEFSIYPAPQVSTAVVEPYNAILTTHTTLEHSDCAFMVDNEAIYDICRRNLDIERPSYTNLNRLISQIVSSITASLRFDGALNVDLTEFQTNLVPYPRIHFPLATYAPVISAEKAYHEQLSVGEITNACFEPANQMVKCDPRHGKYMACCLLYRGDVVPKDVNAAIASIKTKRSIQFVDWCPTGFKVGINYQPPTVVPGGDLAKVQRAVCMLSNTTAIAEAWARLDHKFDLMYAKRAFVHWYVGEGMEEGEFSEAREDMAALEKDYEEVGVDSVEGEGEEEGEEY; encoded by the exons ATG CGAGAGTGTATCTCCATCCACGTTGGTCAGGCCGGTGTCCAGATTGGCAATGCATGCTGGGAACTCTACTGTCTGGAGCATGGGATCCAGCCTGATGGGCAGATGCCCAGTGATAAGGctctgggaggaggagatgattcCTTCAACACCTTCTTCAGTGAGACCGGAGCTGGGAAGCACGTCCCCAGGGCTGTTTTTGTAGACCTGGAGCCAACTGTCATTG ATGAGGTGCGCTCTGGGATCTACCGCCAGCTGTTCCACCCTGAGCAGCTGATTACTGGTAAGGAGGATGCAGCCAACAACTACGCCCGTGGACACTACACCATCGGCAAGGAGATCATCGACTTGGTGCTGGACAGGGTCCGCAAGCTG TCTGACCAGTGCACTGGGCTCCAGGGCTTCCTGGTGTTCCACAGCTTTGGAGGTGGCACCGGTTCTGGTTTCACCTCCCTGCTGATGGAGCGTCTATCAGTTGATTATGGCAAGAAGTCCAAACTGGAGTTCTCCATCTACCCAGCTCCCCAGGTCTCCACTGCTGTGGTGGAGCCCTACAACGCCATCCTTACCACGCACACCACCCTAGAGCACTCTGACTGTGCCTTCATGGTAGACAATGAGGCCATCTATGATATTTGCCGTAGGAACCTAGATATTGAGCGTCCTTCCTATACCAACCTCAACAGGCTGATCAGTCAGATTGTGTCCTCCATCACTGCTTCCCTCCGTTTTGATGGTGCTCTTAACGTTGATCTGACAGAGTTCCAGACCAACTTGGTGCCCTATCCCCGTATTCATTTCCCTCTGGCCACCTATGCCCCGGTCATCTCTGCTGAGAAGGCATACCATGAGCAGCTCTCTGTGGGTGAAATCACCAATGCCTGCTTTGAGCCGGCCAATCAGATGGTGAAATGCGACCCACGCCATGGCAAATACATGGCCTGCTGCCTTTTGTACCGTGGTGATGTGGTGCCCAAAGATGTCAATGCTGCCATTGCCTCCATTAAAACCAAACGCTCGATTCAGTTCGTAGACTGGTGCCCAACTGGTTTCAAGGTTGGCATCAACTACCAGCCCCCCACTGTAGTTCCTGGTGGAGATCTGGCCAAGGTCCAGAGGGCTGTATGTATGCTGAGCAACACCACTGCCATCGCAGAGGCCTGGGCTCGTCTTGACCACAAGTTTGATCTGATGTATGCCAAGCGGGCCTTTGTGCACTGGTATGTGGGTGAGGgtatggaggagggagagttcTCTGAGGCCAGAGAGGACATGGCAGCCCTGGAGAAGGATTATGAGGAGGTGGGAGTCGATTCAGTTgagggtgaaggagaggaggaaggagaggagtatTAA